A window of the Streptomyces sp. NBC_00250 genome harbors these coding sequences:
- a CDS encoding sensor histidine kinase yields MIKRLIVSYVALVAVALAAFTVPVAFTLTAQLRGDTEESVRREATTMALLLGDGDEPARQALARMAGAYADETPGTVEVVAADGTSAVPTLPLPADPDDPAFGEALGRGRTTVDWGSRLVWGPELVVTVPVYARGEAVAREERIVGAVRIRYETADLTGRLWRIWGFRAVLAVGVLAVAAGLGAIVARLLTKPLRQLNDMASRFGDGDLTARSPVTGPQETQTLARTLNQGAERLDTLVASQRIFVADASHQLRTPLTALRLSLDNIADGVDDEFVREDVDQATAEVVRMSRLVSGLLVLARAEAKVSAPEPLPLRELVEERLNVWRPAADERGVTIVLTGDADDRLRVLAGPGNLDQVLDNVLSNALEVSPDRGTITVRVDAGGQDVAVLEVLDQGPGMSAAEQARAFDRFWRGQGLTGRTGSGLGLAIVKQLVTDDGGGVALRDAPGGGLCVRIGLRTPAEAPRWISPRPAAPRSGG; encoded by the coding sequence GTGATCAAGCGGCTGATCGTCAGCTACGTGGCGCTCGTCGCGGTCGCCCTCGCCGCCTTCACCGTGCCGGTCGCCTTCACGCTCACCGCGCAACTGCGGGGGGACACCGAGGAGTCCGTACGCCGTGAGGCCACCACGATGGCGCTGCTGCTCGGGGACGGGGACGAGCCCGCCCGGCAGGCGCTGGCCCGGATGGCGGGGGCGTACGCCGATGAGACTCCCGGCACCGTCGAGGTGGTCGCGGCCGACGGCACGAGCGCCGTGCCCACGCTGCCCCTGCCGGCGGACCCGGACGACCCCGCGTTCGGCGAGGCGCTCGGGCGGGGGAGGACCACCGTCGACTGGGGTTCGCGGCTCGTGTGGGGGCCCGAGCTGGTGGTCACCGTGCCCGTGTACGCGCGCGGGGAGGCCGTGGCGCGGGAGGAACGGATCGTCGGCGCGGTGCGCATCCGGTACGAGACCGCCGACCTCACCGGCCGGCTCTGGCGGATCTGGGGCTTCCGGGCCGTTCTCGCGGTCGGCGTGCTCGCGGTCGCGGCCGGGCTCGGCGCGATCGTGGCCCGGTTGCTGACCAAGCCGCTGCGCCAGCTCAACGACATGGCCAGCCGCTTCGGCGACGGCGATCTCACCGCCCGCTCACCCGTGACCGGACCCCAGGAGACACAGACCCTGGCCCGTACGCTCAACCAGGGCGCCGAGCGGCTCGACACCCTGGTCGCCTCGCAGCGCATCTTCGTCGCGGACGCCTCGCACCAGCTGCGTACGCCGCTGACGGCGCTGCGGCTCTCGCTCGACAACATCGCGGACGGGGTCGACGACGAGTTCGTCCGCGAGGACGTCGACCAGGCCACCGCCGAGGTCGTGCGGATGAGCCGCCTGGTCAGCGGCCTGCTCGTGCTCGCCCGTGCCGAGGCGAAGGTGTCGGCGCCCGAACCGCTGCCCCTGCGCGAGCTGGTCGAGGAACGGCTGAACGTCTGGCGCCCGGCGGCCGACGAGCGCGGCGTGACCATCGTCCTCACCGGCGACGCCGACGACCGGCTCCGGGTGCTCGCGGGGCCCGGCAACCTCGACCAGGTCCTCGACAACGTCCTCTCCAACGCCCTGGAGGTCTCCCCCGACCGGGGGACGATCACCGTACGGGTGGACGCCGGAGGTCAGGACGTGGCCGTCCTGGAGGTCCTCGACCAGGGCCCCGGCATGTCCGCCGCCGAACAGGCCCGCGCGTTCGACCGGTTCTGGCGCGGCCAGGGGCTGACCGGCCGTACCGGATCCGGTCTCGGCCTCGCCATCGTCAAGCAGCTGGTCACGGACGACGGCGGCGGGGTGGCCCTCCGGGACGCGCCCGGCGGCGGACTGTGCGTACGGATCGGGCTGCGGACGCCGGCCGAGGCGCCCCGGTGGATCAGCCCTCGGCCGGCAGCACCGAGGAGTGGTGGTTGA
- a CDS encoding response regulator transcription factor, producing the protein MRVLLVEDDEPVAESLRRGLLRYGFEVEWVTTGAAGLAVTAPYDLVLLDLGLPDTDGLDVCRALRRRGDVPIIVISARSDETDRVVGLEIGADDYVSKPFGVREVIARIRAVMRRVRPADRPAGPQCYGTRLSVDRKAARVRLDGAEVALTPKEYDLLSFLTEEPGALMSREQIMEAVWDANWFGPTKTLDVHVAGLRRKLAGAVSIEAVRGVGFRLVVEAAEAAEAVESVRPEPA; encoded by the coding sequence GTGCGTGTACTCCTTGTGGAAGACGACGAGCCGGTCGCGGAGTCCCTGCGGCGAGGGCTGCTGCGCTACGGGTTCGAGGTGGAGTGGGTCACCACCGGGGCGGCGGGTCTCGCCGTCACCGCGCCGTACGACCTGGTGCTGCTCGATCTCGGCCTGCCCGACACCGACGGGCTCGATGTCTGCCGGGCGCTCCGGCGGCGCGGAGACGTACCCATCATCGTGATCAGCGCCCGCAGTGACGAGACCGATCGGGTCGTCGGCCTGGAGATCGGGGCCGACGACTACGTCTCCAAGCCCTTCGGGGTGCGCGAGGTGATCGCCAGGATCCGGGCCGTGATGCGACGTGTGCGGCCGGCGGACCGGCCCGCGGGGCCCCAGTGCTACGGGACCCGGCTGAGCGTCGACCGCAAGGCGGCGCGAGTCCGGCTCGACGGCGCGGAGGTGGCGCTGACGCCCAAGGAGTACGACCTGCTGTCGTTCCTCACCGAGGAACCGGGCGCGTTGATGTCCCGCGAGCAGATCATGGAGGCCGTCTGGGACGCCAACTGGTTCGGCCCGACCAAGACGTTGGACGTGCACGTGGCGGGGCTGCGGCGCAAGCTGGCCGGGGCGGTGTCCATCGAGGCCGTCCGCGGAGTGGGCTTCAGACTGGTCGTCGAGGCCGCCGAGGCCGCCGAGGCCGTCGAATCGGTCCGACCGGAACCCGCGTGA
- a CDS encoding SAM-dependent methyltransferase, with protein sequence MAQEHTRHTLPTVVSHPVGHVVGGRDEVRDDEWGDVVSVIRLDAEAFGPEALAGLDAFSHLEVVYHFDRVRPDAVQTGARHPRGNTEWPLVGIFAQRGKNRPNRIGVSRCRLLRTEGLDLHVRGLDAVDGTPVLDIKPYMTEFGPQGPTTQPAWADEIMRHYY encoded by the coding sequence ATGGCACAGGAGCACACCCGGCACACCTTGCCGACAGTCGTCTCCCACCCGGTGGGCCATGTCGTCGGAGGACGCGACGAGGTGCGGGACGACGAGTGGGGCGACGTCGTGTCGGTCATCCGGCTGGACGCGGAGGCCTTCGGACCCGAGGCGCTCGCCGGTCTCGACGCCTTCTCGCACCTGGAGGTGGTCTACCACTTCGACCGCGTACGACCGGACGCCGTGCAGACCGGCGCCCGCCACCCGCGCGGCAACACGGAGTGGCCGCTGGTCGGGATCTTCGCCCAGCGCGGCAAGAACCGCCCCAACCGCATCGGCGTCTCCCGCTGCCGGTTGCTCCGCACGGAAGGGCTCGACCTTCATGTGCGGGGCCTGGACGCGGTCGACGGCACGCCGGTCCTCGACATCAAGCCGTACATGACGGAGTTCGGCCCCCAGGGCCCGACCACCCAGCCCGCCTGGGCGGACGAGATCATGCGTCACTACTACTGA
- a CDS encoding FAD-dependent monooxygenase, producing MAHSGTTTDVLIVGAGPVGLSAAADLRRHGVRCRLVDRLPARLPYAKAVGIQPRTLEVWDRMGLVRAVLESAVPMRGQLTYVNGREAARLDLELPPEVPYGFAALPQYETERLLEEYLAGLGTVIERGTELVSFTQDPDGVTARLRTASGADEELRVRYLVGCDGAHSIVRKTLGLSYEGGAFPDTYMLGDVETDADWGLPQGYALRSEHRADDGSLDDVLVCIPLPGAGRYRMSMNVPPELAAPVTASDGVAHGLDGGDGPELPHLQAVVDRLAPRPTRLSGLRWSSVFRVSHRIVDRYGEGRVFVAGDAAHIHPPTGAQGMNTGVQDAANLAWKLALVVRGEAGPALLGSYDAERRPVGEEVVGRTVRHSTRGFEDDPTDRRTLILREAQLLVGYRDGPLADVPYGPVDAPQPGDRAPDCAGLTTPIAAYPLRLLDVLRRRPGHVAVLYGAEGAELAAAAAEARACCGLLPLDVLAVLPRTGDPQAPVSLGVPAYRDAAGEFARLYLPDGATGFVVRPDGQLAARFPLGGTAAALSGYLRALPVPLGPV from the coding sequence GTGGCGCACTCCGGCACCACCACCGACGTACTGATCGTGGGCGCGGGGCCGGTGGGCCTGAGCGCCGCCGCCGACCTGCGCCGCCACGGCGTGCGCTGCCGGCTCGTCGACCGGCTGCCGGCCCGGCTCCCGTACGCGAAGGCGGTCGGGATCCAGCCGCGCACCCTGGAGGTCTGGGACCGGATGGGTCTGGTCCGTGCCGTCCTGGAGTCCGCCGTCCCGATGCGCGGCCAACTGACCTATGTCAACGGCAGGGAGGCGGCGCGGCTCGACCTGGAGCTGCCTCCGGAGGTGCCGTACGGCTTCGCCGCGCTGCCGCAGTACGAGACCGAGCGGCTCCTGGAGGAGTACCTCGCCGGGCTCGGGACGGTCATCGAACGCGGCACCGAGCTGGTCTCGTTCACCCAGGACCCGGACGGGGTCACCGCGCGGTTGCGCACCGCGTCGGGGGCGGACGAGGAGCTGCGGGTCCGCTATCTGGTCGGTTGCGACGGGGCGCACAGCATCGTCCGCAAGACGCTCGGCCTGTCGTACGAGGGCGGCGCGTTCCCGGACACGTACATGCTCGGCGACGTCGAGACCGATGCGGACTGGGGCCTGCCCCAGGGGTACGCGCTCCGCTCCGAGCACCGCGCCGACGACGGTTCCCTCGACGACGTGCTGGTCTGCATCCCGTTGCCGGGAGCGGGCCGCTATCGGATGTCCATGAACGTCCCGCCCGAACTGGCCGCACCGGTGACGGCGTCGGACGGTGTCGCCCACGGTCTCGACGGCGGAGACGGTCCGGAGCTTCCGCACCTGCAGGCGGTCGTCGACCGGCTGGCGCCGCGCCCCACCCGGCTCTCCGGTCTCCGCTGGTCCTCGGTCTTCCGCGTCAGCCACCGCATCGTCGACCGCTACGGCGAGGGGCGGGTGTTCGTCGCGGGCGACGCCGCCCACATCCACCCGCCCACCGGCGCCCAGGGCATGAACACCGGTGTCCAGGACGCCGCCAATCTGGCCTGGAAGCTCGCCCTCGTGGTGCGGGGCGAGGCCGGGCCCGCGCTGCTCGGCAGCTATGACGCCGAGCGCCGACCGGTGGGTGAGGAGGTCGTGGGCCGTACCGTGCGGCACTCCACCCGGGGGTTCGAGGACGACCCGACCGACCGGCGGACGCTGATCCTCCGCGAGGCCCAGCTGCTCGTCGGCTACCGCGACGGTCCGCTCGCCGACGTGCCGTACGGCCCGGTCGACGCGCCCCAGCCCGGCGACCGGGCCCCTGACTGCGCCGGGCTGACCACGCCGATCGCCGCCTACCCGCTGCGACTGCTCGACGTGCTGCGCCGGCGTCCGGGGCATGTGGCCGTGCTGTACGGGGCCGAGGGCGCCGAGCTGGCCGCCGCGGCGGCGGAAGCGAGGGCCTGCTGCGGGCTGCTCCCCCTCGACGTCCTCGCCGTACTCCCACGGACCGGCGATCCACAGGCTCCCGTTTCCCTTGGCGTTCCGGCGTACCGCGACGCCGCCGGGGAGTTCGCTCGGCTCTATCTCCCCGACGGCGCCACCGGCTTCGTCGTACGCCCCGACGGGCAGCTCGCCGCCCGGTTCCCGCTCGGCGGGACCGCGGCGGCCCTGTCCGGCTACCTCAGGGCGCTGCCCGTGCCGCTGGGTCCTGTCTGA